In Acipenser ruthenus chromosome 6, fAciRut3.2 maternal haplotype, whole genome shotgun sequence, the following proteins share a genomic window:
- the LOC131737260 gene encoding protein SPEC3-like codes for MKNQQPAFRVTATLEENNKSSSEVIMPMGLKPEDRLTLMPFTDKESSIGNPRNNQVIPEGCEPGALPWKHSEDINRKTAGIVGAIPIMTTPLAVICLLLNIVIPGTGTVLSGLTLLCRPVPSALAGGVGGSDERLALVCLNLWVGLAQLFTVTFLLIGWVWSITWGVIMLSLSSQRRSDQNSVPTQTEATAFSTSSKSGRFM; via the exons ATGAAAAACCAACAGCCTGCTTTTAGAGTAACAGCCACTTTAGAGGAAAACAATAAGAGTTCTTCAGAGGTTATTATGCCAATGGGGCTGAAACCTGAGGACAGGTTAACTCTGATGCCCTTTACTGACAAGGAATCTTCAATAGGAAACCCTAGAAACAATCAGGTTATCCCAGAGGGCTGTGAGCCAGGAGCACTCCCCTGGAAACACAGCGAGGACATCAACAGGAAGACAGCTGGAATTGTGGGAGCCATCCCCATCATGACCACGCCATTGGCTGTCATCTGCTTGCTGCTCAACATCGTCATACCAGGAACAG GTACAGTGTTGTCTGGTCTGACCCTGCTCTGCCGTCCGGTGCCCTCAGCACTGGCAGGAGGAGTGGGGGGCAGCGATGAGAGGCTGGCTCTGGTGTGTCTCAACCTGTGGGTGGGGCTCGCTCAGCTCTTCACTGTCACCTTCCTGCTCATTGGCTGGGTCTGGAGCATCACCTGGGGAGTCATCATGCTGAGTCTCTCCT CTCAAAGGAGGAGCGATCAGAACTCTGTACCAACGCAAACAGAGGCAACAGCATTCTCCACTTCAAGCAAGAGTGGTCGTTTCATGTAG